AAGGGCCATGCCGGGGATCCCGGCAACGAAAAGGCCGACGAGCTGGCCAACCGGGGCGTGTCCGAGGCGGGGGTTCGCTGAGTTCGCGCGGCTGATCTCGCGGTAGATCGCGCGAAGTCTTGTTGCGGATCGAATCGGAATGCATGGCGGATCGGACAAAATGTCACGACCGAATCATCTGCTTCCGCTAGGAAGAGGAAAGGACCGCGTTTCATGATGCCCCTGAAGTCCCTCGTTCGTGGCCTGGTGGCCACCCTTGCACTGGTTGGCGTGGCCGCCGGTGTGCAGGCCCGGCCGTTTGATGCCATCAAGAAGAGCGGCAAGATCGTCATTGCCACCGAAGGCCAGTTCGCGCCCTTCAACCACTACGAAGGCGCCAAGCTGACCGGCTTCGAGGTCGAGGTGGCCGAGGCGGTGGCCGCCAAGCTGGGTGTGAAGCCCGAGTGGAAGGCGCTGAGCTTCGACGCGCTGCTGACCGGCCTGGGCCAGGACCGCTGGGACCTGGTGATCGCCTCGCACGGCATCACCGACGAGCGCGCCAAGGCGGTGACTTTCACCGAGCCGCACTACTGCTCGGGCGGCGTGATCATCGCCAAGAACCCGGCCATCAAGACCGCCAAGGACCTGGGTGGCAAGGTGATCGCGGTGCAGACCGGCACCAGCTACCAGGAAAACGTCAAGAAGGTCTCCGCGGTCAAGGAGATCAAGAACTTCCCGCAGGACACCGATGCGCGCTCCGCCCTGGCCAGCGGGCGGGTGGACGCCTGGGTGACCGACAAGTTCGTTGCCCTGAAGGCGCTCAAGAGCGGCCCGGATGCCGGCATGAAGATGGGTGACTTCCTCTTCATCGAGCGCATCGCCGCCGCCGTCGCCAAGGGCAACAGCAGCCTGGCGGGCGAGTTCAACAAGGGCCTGGCCGCGATCATGGCCGACGGCACCTACGCCAAGATCTCCACCAAGTGGTTCGGCGAGGACATCCGCTGCAAGTGATGTCGAACTGACGGCAGCCGCGCGCTGCCGATCTGGCTGACCCGGGCCGCCCCGCTGTGAAGCGCAGGCGGCCTGATTCCGGGTACCGATCCTTTGCGCCCGCCCCCCGAAGGCAGGCTTCCCAGCCCAGACGAATGAGGCCCTGCGCCGTGGACCGATTCCTCTCCCTGTGGCCTGCCGGCTGGTCGCGCCAGCGCAAGAGCAGCGCCACCATGTTCACCGCCACGGTGGGCCTGCTGCTCATCCTCTGGCTGATCGCGATCCCGCTGTCCTGGGCGCCGGCGCCCATCGGCAACCATGCCGAGCTGTTTGCCCAGGGCACCCGCGTGACGGTGGAGCTCACCGTCGTGGCCGGGCTGGCCGGCGTGGTGCTGGGGCTGCTGGCCGCGCTGGGCAAGACCTCGCGCCTGCCGCCGCTGCGCTGGCTGGCCGGGCTGTACATCTGGGTGATGCGCGGCACGCCCCTGCTGGTGCAGGTGCTGGCGGTGTACTTCGCGCTGCCGGAGATCCACCCTGCCCTCAGCCTGGGTGAGTTCAGCGCGGCCTGCGTGGCGCTGGCGCTCAACGTTGGCGCCTACAACGCCGAGGCGATCCGCTCCGGCCTGCTCGCGGTGCCCAAGGGGCAGATCGAGGCCGCCAAGGCGCTGGGTCTGTCGAAGTGGCACACCTTCATCGACATCACCTTTCCGCAGGCCTTCAAGATCTCGCTGCCGCCGCTGGTCAACAACATCGTCGCGCTGCTGAAGGACTCGTCGCTGGCCTTCACCATCGGCGTGGTGGAGCTGACCAACGCCGGCTCGCAGGTCAAGAGCAGCACCTTCCAGGCGGTGCCAGTGTTCATCGCCACCGCGGTGATCTACCTGCTGCTGACGACGGTGATGACGCAGATTTCCGACGCGGTGGAACGCCGCTTCGAC
The Sphaerotilus microaerophilus DNA segment above includes these coding regions:
- a CDS encoding ABC transporter substrate-binding protein, with product MMPLKSLVRGLVATLALVGVAAGVQARPFDAIKKSGKIVIATEGQFAPFNHYEGAKLTGFEVEVAEAVAAKLGVKPEWKALSFDALLTGLGQDRWDLVIASHGITDERAKAVTFTEPHYCSGGVIIAKNPAIKTAKDLGGKVIAVQTGTSYQENVKKVSAVKEIKNFPQDTDARSALASGRVDAWVTDKFVALKALKSGPDAGMKMGDFLFIERIAAAVAKGNSSLAGEFNKGLAAIMADGTYAKISTKWFGEDIRCK
- a CDS encoding amino acid ABC transporter permease — protein: MRPCAVDRFLSLWPAGWSRQRKSSATMFTATVGLLLILWLIAIPLSWAPAPIGNHAELFAQGTRVTVELTVVAGLAGVVLGLLAALGKTSRLPPLRWLAGLYIWVMRGTPLLVQVLAVYFALPEIHPALSLGEFSAACVALALNVGAYNAEAIRSGLLAVPKGQIEAAKALGLSKWHTFIDITFPQAFKISLPPLVNNIVALLKDSSLAFTIGVVELTNAGSQVKSSTFQAVPVFIATAVIYLLLTTVMTQISDAVERRFDVEGKLG